A section of the Tachysurus fulvidraco isolate hzauxx_2018 chromosome 7, HZAU_PFXX_2.0, whole genome shotgun sequence genome encodes:
- the LOC113641481 gene encoding uncharacterized protein LOC113641481: MATSSNTPLPQDDGLWMFLQSRGIPEKNIQKMQQDHIDSSVVGEIDDATMTAYIPAYGDRIATRRFCMEKQRKGGDDLKRQSLFEKLRRKLGTLTSNKDTDQDFEEEHSMQPTKIHLRNNKRAVKMTRKIELGWIHDKKQVRKRNGGGTRVLDISKKATKTEILSQAKKLFFPNEKSRKGKWEEFSHNIVDFQEAYLDEGVSVGELYETHKLGILRFYLFTEHQTNEDEVFTEMTEGTDEQTDAARQNERQKNTTEDNEQLTQKTHDSEQQTHTVEDVVSTAVEIVDLTSLCDTSEVIFGPLQGGPFLEDLDDTILHEPIEEAQIHINTYSSTPVHSDTVPAGPLSPTYEPLHVTVKLHRVNLLEELITQFKDEVIMSYSVKYSFIHEMGADADGVSRDVYAAFWTEFLDCAAEGADVRVPSLSPKWQEEEWKSVGRIMVKGLKEHGYFPSRLAQAFTAAITFGEHTVSPDLLFDSLMLYYSQSERDLLSTALQDTLDGDDKDELLDLMDRMGVRTVPTQENLKAVLLQVAHKQIIQQPKYALDNIAAVAGPTLREFFPSVLDMQKMYENLKPSTRKVLKSITASPATPAENQSLQFLHQYIRGLDEIGLRKMLRFMTGSDVICVKDIQVIFTPLEGLSRRPIAHTCGPTLELPSTYNSYPDLRAQMEAILSSNFYAMDIA, translated from the exons ATGGCTACGTCTTCAAATACCCCTCTCCCACAAGATGATGGTCTGTGGATGTTTCTTCAGAGCCGAGGGATTCCTgagaaaaatattcagaaaatgcaGCAAGATCAT attgACAGCTCGGTAGTTGGAGAAATAGATGATGCCACTATGACTGCTTACATTCCAGCATATGGTGATAGGATTGCTACAAGGCGTTTCTGTatggaaaaacagagaaagggTGGTGATGATCTAAAAAGACAGTCCTTATTTGAAAAACTTAGAAGAAAGTTGGGCACATTGACAAGCAATAAAGACACAGATCAAGATTTTGAGGAGGAGCATTCTATGCAGCCAACAAAGATACATCTGAGAAATAACAAAAGGGCCGTGAAGATGACAAGGAAAATAGAACTAGGATGGATACACGACAAGAAACAAGTGAGAAAACGCAATGGTGGAGGAACCAGAGTTCTTGATATTTCCAAGAAAGCCACAAAAACAGAGATTCTATCACAAGCTAAAAAGCTATTTTTCCCCAATGAGAAATCGAGAAAGGGAAAGTGGGAAGAGTTTAGTCACAATATTGTTGACTTTCAGGAAGCATACCTTGATGAGGGTGTTAGTGTGGGAGAGCTCTATGAGACACATAAATTGgggattttaagattttacttgtTCACAGAGCACCAGACAAATGAAGATGAAGTGTTCACAGAGATGACAGAAGGAACTGATGAACAGACAGATGCAGCGAGGCAAAATGAGcgacagaaaaacacaacagaagatAATGAGCAGctgacacaaaaaacacatgacaGTGAACAgcagacacatactgtagaagatGTTGTCTCTACTGCTGTAGAGATTGTTGATCTTACATCTTTGTGTGATACATCAGAGGTCATTTTTGGCCCTTTGCAAGGTGGACCATTTTTAGAAGATCTTGATGACACAATCTTACATGAGCCTATAGAAGAGGCACAGATACACATCAACACCTACAGCTCAACTCCTGTCCATTCTGACACAGTGCCTGCTGGCCCCTTAAGTCCTACTTATGAACCTTTGCATGTGACGGTGAAACTCCACAGAGTCAATCTCTTGGAGGAACTGATTACCCAATTCAAGGATGAAGTGATTATGTCCTACTCTGTGAAATACAGCTTCATTCATGAAATGGGGGCAGATGCTGATGGCGTGTCCAGGGATGTATATGCTGCCTTCTGGACAGAGTTTTTAGACTGTGCAGCAGAGGGTGCAGATGTGAGAGTACCATCACTATCCCCAAAATGGCAAGAAGAAGAATGGAAATCTGTTGGTAGGATAATGGTCAAGGGATTAAAGGAACATGGATATTTTCCTTCTCGGCTGGCTCAAGCCTTTACAGCAGCAATCACATTTGGTGAACACACTGTCTCACCTGATTTATTGTTTGACTCACTAATGTTGTATTATAGTCAGTCTGAGCGCGATCTCTTGTCCACTGCTTTGCAAGACACCCTTGATGGTGATGATAAAGATGAGCTTCTTGATCTTATGGATCGCATGGGAGTAAGAACAGTACCAACACAAGAGAACTTGAAAGCTGTGCTTCTCCAAGTGGCCCACAAGCAAATAATCCAGCAACCAAAATATGCACTGGATAACATTGCAGCAGTCGCAGGACCAACTCTCAGGGAGTTCTTCCCCAGTGTGCTGGATATGCAGAAGATGTATGAGAATCTTAAACCATCAACCCGGAAGGTTTTAAAGTCGATCACGGCCTCTCCAGCTACTCCAGCAGAGAACCAAAGTTTGCAATTTTTACATCAGTACATCAGGGGATTGGATGAGATAGGCCTCCGGAAGATGTTGAGATTCATGACAGGGTCTGATGTCATCTGCGTTAAAGACATTCAAGTCATATTCACCCCTTTGGAAGGTTTATCAAGGCGGCCTATTGCACATACTTGTGGCCCAACTTTAGAGCTGCCATCAACTTACAACAGCTATCCTGACCTCCGAGCTCAAATGGAGGCTATACTGTCTAGCAACTTCTATGCAATGGACATTGCATAG
- the LOC125145089 gene encoding uncharacterized protein LOC125145089 — MVIWLHAYSTSSDPKVIAGYFIDAALSRNGTATRIRSDLGTENCYMEQMQMFMRHDHTDDFSRNCYLYGSSNHNQRIEQWWGFLRKQHAQFWINLFQDLKDSDDFSGDFIDKSLIQFTCLEIIERELQDVVHLWNTHRIRPSRNAVSPCGRPVMMYTLPQLFGAREYLKEVSQQKIQACREECRERGPYPCDNTVFDICCLAMVENSLHPPTSPEEAIDLYMFLRAYIRTQI; from the exons ATGGTGATATGGCTACATGCATACTCTACAAGTAGTGATCCCAAGGTCATCGCTGGATACTTTATTGATGCGGCGTTATCAAGGAATGGGACAGCCACCCGAATTCGCTCAGACTTAGGGACAGAGAACTGTTACATGGAACAGATGCAGATGTTCATGAGACATGATCATACGGACGACTTTTCGAGAAATTGCTATTTGTATGGCTCAAGCAATCATAACCAACGGATAGAGCAGTGGTGGGGATTTTTGAGGAAACAGCATGCACAGTTCTGGATCAACCTATTTCAAGATCTAAAAGATTCTGATGACTTCTCCGGTGACTTCATAGACAAAAGTCTAATACAGTTCACATGTCTTGAAATAATAGAG agaGAACTGCAGGATGTTGTTCACCTCTGGAACACGCACAGAATTCGCCCATCCAGAAATGCTGTGTCTCCATGTGGACGTCCAGTGATGATGTACACCCTACCCCAACTTTTTGGTGCTAGGGAGTACCTTAAAGAGGTATCCCAACAGAAGATACAGGCTTGTAGGGAGGAATGTCGTGAGAGAGGACCATATCCCTGTGATAATACAGTGTTTGACATTTGTTGCCTTGCCATGGTAGAAAACAGTCTTCATCCACCAACCTCTCCAGAGGAAGCCATTGATCTTTACATGTTCTTACGTGCTTACATACGTACCCAAATTTAA
- the LOC113650061 gene encoding putative C-type lectin domain family 20 member A yields MMNMFSLLCLIGFPFALSIQNWPQVIPHLIKQAMTWPMAQNYCRTNHLDLYTITDPSDQQKLINAMNRKNYLLPVWTGLYNILDNWYWSYNHLPLKNITLRNFEPGYPDDYGLDVCGTIHRQGTWLPLDCYNNFPFICYDAGNSYANRFVCYVQATYNWFQAQTYCRTYHTDLATTTTTDDLTLAAKCVLQTNWNIAWFGLTRETWKWSDGNVPSYLPWAVKQPHNNYPFENCGIAQNGLLANTICSGANYFVCSAYLHRTQVLKLQVMSDVSVLDPAVQSTILDLIIQKLQENGMSVNTTVTWKVQPGGSIFYKKGNDNK; encoded by the exons ATGATGAACATGTTCAGTCTCCTGTGTCTGATTG GTTTCCCATTTGCTCTGTCCATCCAAAATTGGCCACAAGTTATCCCTCATCTCATCAAGCAAGCAATGACATGGCCAATGGCACAGAATTACTGCAGGACAAACCACCTTGACCTTTATACAATTACAGATCCAAGTGACCAACAAAAGCTAATTAATGCAATGAATAGGAAAAATTATTTACTGCCAGTCTGGACAGGTCTGTACAATATCCTGGACAACTGGTACTGGTCTTATAATCACTTGCCATTGAAGAATATAACTCTAAGGAACTTTGAACCAGGATACCCTGATGATTATGGACTAGATGTGTGTGGTACAATACACCGGCAGGGAACCTGGCTGCCTCTCGATTGCTATAACAATTTTCCCTTTATTTGTTATGATG CAGGGAACAGTTATGCCAACAGGTTTGTTTGCTACGTTCAGGCTACCTATAACTGGTTTCAGGCACAGACATATTGCCGAACCTATCACACAGATTTAGCCACCACGACCACCACAGATGACCTCACCCTTGCAGCAAAATGCGTTCTACAAACTAACTGGAATATTGCTTGGTTTGGTCTAACAAGAGAAACTTGGAAGTGGTCAGATGGAAATGTTCCTTCATACCTCCCATGGGCAGTTAAGCAACCACATAATAATTATCCCTTCGAGAATTGTGGAATTGCACAAAACGGACTCCTCGCTAATACTATATGTTCAGGCGCAAACTATTTTGTCTGTTCTGCTt ATCTACACAGGACACAAGTACTGAAACTGCAAGTGATGTCGGATGTGAGTGTGCTTGACCCTGCTGTGCAGTCGACTATTTTAGACTTG ATCATCCAGAAACTGCAGGAAAATGGCATGTCGGTGAACACCACAGTAACCTGGAAGGTGCAGCCAGGCGGAAGCATCTTTTACAAGAAGGGAAACGACAACAAATAA